The Methanosarcina acetivorans C2A genome includes the window ATCGAAGCCCGTATTGAGAGGGCCCAGCAATTAGAAACTGAAAAAATAGAAGAAATATCAGAATTCCCCTGGAGGGAAGAAATTTTCCCTCCGCTTCCCAGAAAAGTATATGTAAAAATGTCCAGACCTCTTGAAGTCAACAATGATTCTTTTCATGCGGCAGAGCCCGGAGTTTCAGAGGTAAAAGCCGGGGGACTGGAGATAGTAGTCAAGGGAATAGTCGAAAAACCTGAATATAAAAACTCTGAAGATAAAAAATCCGGAGATATAATAGAGAAAACAGACAATACTAAAGAAACTACCATAATAAGCGAAACAGGAGAAGCTGACCCGAAAAACAGAGCAGGAGAACAAGGTAAAGATAAGACTTTTCCGGAGAAGAAAGAAAAAAGAAAAAATGTTTATCCTTTCTCAGCGGCAAAACTGAATGAAAATATAATTTCCAGCGGGGATTCCAGCCCTATTTCCAGGGACAAAAAAAAGCCTGAAAGCAAAAATAACACCTCAGAGAGTCTTCTTGAAAATGATCTGATTGAAGAGCTGTTGAATAGTGATGACCTAAACCCTGAAGGGGAACAAAGTTTTATGAGATATCTGGATGAACCGGAAGTAGAAGAGCTGATCATTGATTTAAAAAATGTAAAGGCTCTGCTGACCCGGGAGGAACGTGCAGGGTAAAATCTTCCGGAGATAAAGCAGGTCAGGAAGAGGCAAACAAAAAACAAAAGCAAAAGAGAAAAGGTGGCGGGCACATGCCCGGCACATAAATAATTAAGAAAAAGTTATGGACATTTAGCCATTACAGTCATTCGTGGCTGTGGATATGGAAAAGCCCTTCTTTTGCTTTGCTAAGGAGCTCGTTTGCTTCCTCAACTTTGCTGGCAGCCTCAAGGATATCTTCGGAGGCTTCGAGAAAACCGTCTTTTTTGGCTTTCTGAGCCCATTCTTTAAAACTCTGTATGTGACTTTCGTTATGTTCGATCCAGTGCTCAATTAGATGGGAAAGGTTGTCGTGACTAAGCTCTTCAGTTATAGTTATTCCCTCCTGCTTTAGAATATAGAATTCATGGTATAAATTTTAGCTGGATTTAAGATGAATTTTCATATTGTTGATACGGAAAAGGAGACGGAAAATAAAGAGAAAGAAAATAAAAAATAAAAAATAAAAAAGAAGAGAAGGGAAATAAAAATATAAGAGGAAAGGACTGAATATTCAAACTGTCCTCGGATCGGTGATTTCTCCTGTCAGGGCCGAGGCTGCTGCAGTTGCTGGAGATGCAAGATAAATAAAACCGCCTTTTCCCATCCTGCCTTTGAAGTTCCTGTTTGCGGTTGAAACGCAGACCTCGCCTTCTCCGAGCACCCCCTGATGGGCACCGAGGCAGGGTCCGCAGCCCGGGGTTGCAAGGGTTACCCCGGCTTTCAGCAGAGTTTCCATTGTCCCGTTTTCGATTGCTGCAAGGAGGGTGGTGCGAGAGGCAGGGATCACAATTGTCCTGACTGCAACCTGTTTTCCTTTCAGGACTGCTGCTGCGACCTCGAGGTCTTCAAGCCTGCCGTTCGTGCACGTCCCGATAAAGACCTGGTCTACATGAGTGCCTTCAACCTCTCCTACGGGCTTTACATTATCCACCTGATGCGGGCAGGCAACCTGGGGTTCGATATCGTCGGCATCATAAGTGAACTCTTCCAGATAAACAGCATCCGGGTCGGCATAGACAGGTTCATAAGTAGCTGCTGCCCTGTTTTTCAGGAACTCGAAGGTCTTTTCGTCCGGAGGGACGATCCCGGTCTTTGCGCCCATCTCAATTGCCATATTGCAGAGCGTCATCCTGCCAGCAACCGTAAGTTCGCGGATTGCCTGCCCGTAAAACTCAACTGCTTTATAGGTCGCCCCGGCAATTCCGGTCTTTCCGATCAGGTAAAGAGTCAGATCCTTTGCATAGACCCCTTTCCGAAGGCTCCCTTCAACCGTCATCCTGAAGCTTTCCGGAACCTTAAACCAGAGTTTTCCCGTAGCAAAGATTTCAGCCATATCGGTAGCCCCTACCCCTGTTGCAAAAGCTCCAAAAGCCCCGTACGTGCAGGAATGCGAATCAGCCCCAACAACCAGCTTTCCGGGCAATGCAAAACCGTTTTCCGGAAGGACCTGGTGACAGATCCCTTCCCCGACCTCATAGAAGTTAGGGATCCCCTGCTCCTTTACCCATTCCCTGATCTCTCTCTGCAGGGTGGCTGAGGTCTCATTATTCGCAGGCGCGATGTGGTCAAAGGGGACTACGATCCTTGAAGGGTCCCAGACCTTTTCCATCTCCATTTCCTTAAAAGCATTCACGGCAAGTACCGATGTGCCGTCATGCGCCATTGCATAGTCCACATCTGCCAGCACAAAATCGTTAGCTTTTGCCTCTGTTCCCGCTGCCCGGGAAAAGATTTTCTCGCTGATTGTTCCCAGAAATAAGCCTCCTTTCCGATAATCAAATAACAACGAATAGGTATGATGAAGAAATTAGGGTTTCAGAACTCACTATAGTGAAATATATTTTATGCCTGAAAGAACCCACTATAAAGAAATATGTTATCACTTATGTCAATTCAAAATATATAGAGAACGTCTATTCCGTATCACAAAAGGTCTTTCTTATAAAAGGTCTTTCTTATAAAAGTAATTTCAGGAGGTTTCAGGAGGCAAATACCGTGGTTTTTGCAGTAATCCGCCTTAAAGTCTCTTTTCATCGGATTTTATTAGCATCTTTTAGCAATATTTCAATTATAACATACACAAAAAAGCCTGCAATCATGAAAATAATGAAAGCTTTTATGTGAAGAGCAGTTATCAAAGGTTTTTTCCTGTCATCCGAAGGCTGAATTTTCACTAAAGGCTGGTAAACCGTCGTGGTTTGTCCGGCAAAGACGTCTACTTTTGTCTCAAGTGCTTCGTACCCGTCCAGCTCAAGTATCAGCGAATAGTTTCCGACCGGAAGGTCGTCGATGGTAAGAGGGGTTCTTCCTATATCGTGTTCGTTCAGGTAGATCGTGCTCCCTACAGGGATTGAGTTGATATAAAGACTGCTGAGTCCCTTAGCTGGCGTTGAATTATTTTTTGCTGGTAACACTGATTCATTTCCCAGTAGTGCCAGTCTGTTATTTTCCGGAAGTTCAAAACTTGCAGGTTCGATCTCTTTGGTCAGGGTTCCAGAAACTGAAGATTTATTTACGGTACAAATGGAAAGATTATGTCCGGGACCTGCAGATTCTGAAAGTCTTTCTTGCCTCTTACTCAGGTCTTCTATCCAGAGAGCGGCCCTGTAGGACTTATTTTCATTCTTGTTGAAAAGTCCAAACAATTCCACATCGTACTGTCCGAACTCTCTTACCTCAACCTCAGAAGTAACAGTCCAGACTCCCAGATTACTTTGCCTGACAGGTTTCAGACTCCTGAAAACTAATTCCCCCTCGGGGGAATAAACCTTCAACTCATAAAGACCGGGAGAATGGGTAAAAACGTTAAATTTTAAAGGTACCATTTCTCCACTGTGCACATAGCTCGTAAGAGGGTGGATACTTCGTAAATTAAAATCTGCCCCGCCTCTGGCTTCCATAGGCAGAATGTAATATGCTGTTGCTGCCACCAGCATTAGAAAAAGGAATAAGGCAGCAGAACAACACAATAAAACCTTTTTTGAGGGTGTTAATTCCTTTTTTGTGTATGTAAAAACATTTTTGATTGTATCGTAAATACTCATTTCTCCCTCAGGGATTATTTTCAGATGCCAGAACTTTCTGGCTGTGCTCAAATCTGCCTGCAGCGCAGGCCGACTGGGTATAAGATATAAGTAAGTAAATATAAAATTTTGGGTACGAATAGGTGAAAAATGTGTCTATTGATGCCTATTTCCCTTTATAGAATGTATAGAACTCAGTAGAATATTGTTTG containing:
- a CDS encoding YadA family autotransporter adhesin, translated to MNSLKELGFKGLKELRDSGLKNLKASELKDLILKPKTADVNIEDMEDLTKSRKEVKKKIKRLLKEKKEIEARIERAQQLETEKIEEISEFPWREEIFPPLPRKVYVKMSRPLEVNNDSFHAAEPGVSEVKAGGLEIVVKGIVEKPEYKNSEDKKSGDIIEKTDNTKETTIISETGEADPKNRAGEQGKDKTFPEKKEKRKNVYPFSAAKLNENIISSGDSSPISRDKKKPESKNNTSESLLENDLIEELLNSDDLNPEGEQSFMRYLDEPEVEELIIDLKNVKALLTREERAG
- the hacA gene encoding homoaconitase large subunit, producing MLFDYRKGGLFLGTISEKIFSRAAGTEAKANDFVLADVDYAMAHDGTSVLAVNAFKEMEMEKVWDPSRIVVPFDHIAPANNETSATLQREIREWVKEQGIPNFYEVGEGICHQVLPENGFALPGKLVVGADSHSCTYGAFGAFATGVGATDMAEIFATGKLWFKVPESFRMTVEGSLRKGVYAKDLTLYLIGKTGIAGATYKAVEFYGQAIRELTVAGRMTLCNMAIEMGAKTGIVPPDEKTFEFLKNRAAATYEPVYADPDAVYLEEFTYDADDIEPQVACPHQVDNVKPVGEVEGTHVDQVFIGTCTNGRLEDLEVAAAVLKGKQVAVRTIVIPASRTTLLAAIENGTMETLLKAGVTLATPGCGPCLGAHQGVLGEGEVCVSTANRNFKGRMGKGGFIYLASPATAAASALTGEITDPRTV
- a CDS encoding PEGA domain-containing protein — protein: MAATAYYILPMEARGGADFNLRSIHPLTSYVHSGEMVPLKFNVFTHSPGLYELKVYSPEGELVFRSLKPVRQSNLGVWTVTSEVEVREFGQYDVELFGLFNKNENKSYRAALWIEDLSKRQERLSESAGPGHNLSICTVNKSSVSGTLTKEIEPASFELPENNRLALLGNESVLPAKNNSTPAKGLSSLYINSIPVGSTIYLNEHDIGRTPLTIDDLPVGNYSLILELDGYEALETKVDVFAGQTTTVYQPLVKIQPSDDRKKPLITALHIKAFIIFMIAGFFVYVIIEILLKDANKIR